In Petrotoga sibirica DSM 13575, the genomic stretch GGCGAAGGGGAGCTAAAAGTAAATTTTAGAAAGTATTCTTATAATAAAACCTCAAAACTAATTTTCAAAAGTTCACAGGATGGAGGTTTAACAAAATTGAGAAAAAAGCTTACTTTAACAGCATTATTTCTATTTTCTTTTATTTCACTTTTTTCCTACGATCTTTTTTTTTCTGGCGGTGAGTTGGTACACTTTATAAATCAAAAACTAAATATAAGTACTTCCGTAAAAGTAGTATCTTTTAGTATGGATGATACAATTTCTAAAAATATATCAGCTATAAACCATCAAATATTTTTAGAAAAAGATGGCGGATACTCTGGAGATTTAAATTTAAACATCAAATACGATAAAAGCCTTGACGGTTACCTACATCAAAAGTATATGATCTTCGATGACAAAGCGGTATTATTTGGAACGGGGAATTTCACTAGAAGCGGTTTATTATCAGACTTGAACATCTTTATTTACACCGAAGACGAAAAGATTGTAAAAGTTTTTCTTGACGAATATGAGAACTTTCAAAGTGGTTTATTTGGAGATTCCAAAAAAGTAATCAATGAGCGTCTAAATGCCGCCGAATTTGGGAAAGTAAAAATAGTAACCGGACCATCAAAAGAGGTCCTTAACTCAGTTTTAAAAGAGATTAAGAGATCCAAAGTTTCTATAAAGGTTTTCTCGTATTCTTTCACAGATCCCTACTTCGTTCATATATTAGAAAAGGCTTCTTCGAATAACGTAAAGGTTGAAATACTATCCGATGATTGGAATAAAACCTACAGTTCACCATTAAAGTATATGGTAGACATAAAGATAAAATATAGGAATGATATTCATGCAAAATGTATAACAATCGATGATGATACGGTTATTATAGGAAGCTACAATCTTACGTATAGGGCAAGAGAGAAAAACGACGAAATGGTTGTAATAATTAAAAACAAAGGGTTAGCTAACGATATAAATAGAAAATTTGATTTATTATGGCAAGAATGGTAAAATATATTGGTGTGTCTTTTCTTCAATACCTAAAAAGGAGGCCTGTGCTTTTAGATAATAAACTGAAAGCACAAATCAAATATGAAAATAAGAATATCTTTGGCCCAAATGAACTCCACAGTTGGAGATTATCAGGGAAATGTAGAAAAGATAAAAGATTTCATTTCTAAAGCTAACGAAAAAGGTGCAGATCTAATACTCTTTCCAGAATTAACTCTAAATGGTTATCCCCCCGAAGACTTAATCTTAAAAACCCAATTTCTAAGGGATTCCTTGAGAAGTATTGAAGAAATTCAGGATTTTAGCAAATCAAAAGATATAGTAATAATTTTAGGTGCTGTTGATTGGGATGTTGAATCTTACAACACCGCTTTTGTTATTTACAAAGGGGAAATCTACGGTAATTATAAAAAGATGTTCTTACCAAATTACTCAGTTTTTGACGAAAAAAGGTATTTTACTGCCGGTAGAGTACCTTTTTTAATGGAAATTGAACGAATCAAAATAGGAATAACAATCTGTGAAGATCTATGGGTTCCCAATGGGCCAGCTGTTTCCTTGGCACAAAACGGTGCCAATTTGATTCTAAATCTTTCTTCATCTCCTTTTTATAAGGGAAGAAATAAAGTAAGGTTCGAAATGCTCAAAACTCGAGCATCAGAATTATCAAGCTGGATCGCTTATTGCAATAATGTGGGTGGGCAAGATGAGTTAGTTTTTGATGGTGGAAGTGTTGTTATTAACCCATACGGAGAAATAGAATTAAGTGCTCCTTCTTTTGAAGAAGGATTATATTTTATCGACATAGACCCCCTAGAACCCACTAGAGCCAATTTAAGGGAAGGAAAAAGGAAACATTACAATCAAAGTACATATTATGAAAGTGTAAATACCATAAAAATAGCAAAAAAGATCACCGAAAAAACCGCTATAAAAGCTGCCAAAGTTCACTCTTTTGACATATATGAGCAATTATATCTAGCCATAAAAACTGGGATAAAAGATTACGTTTGGAAAAATGGTTTCCAAAAAGTTGTTTTAGGCTTAAGTGGAGGAATAGATTCTTCGCTTGTAGCAGCTATTGCAGCCGATGCTATTGGTCCTGAAAATGTATTAGGATTGATAATGCCCTCTCAATACTCTTCTAAAGGCAGTATCGACGATTCGATAGAACTATCCAAAAATCTGAAAATTAATTACAAAATAATACCTATAAATGATCTATACGAAAAATACATTGAAAATTTAAAAGAAAGCTTTAAAAACACCGATGAAGACAAAACTGAAGAAAATATACAAGCAAGGATAAGGGGAAACTTAGTAATGGCATTTTCGAACAAATTTGGATATTTGGCCTTAGCTTGCGGTAACAAAAGCGAGGCAGCAACAGGATACGCTACCTTGTATGGAGATATGGCTGGAGGATTCTCTCCCATTAAAGACTTATACAAAACTGACCTATACAACGTTGCCAGAAAATACAATGAACTGCACGGAAAAGAAATTATTATAAGGTCTATATTAGAAAAGCCTCCTTCAGCAGAACTTCGACCAAATCAAAAAGATGAAGATACCTTACCCCCATACTCTTTACTAGATGAAATTTTATTCAAATATATAGACAGAGAAATGTCTTATGATGAATTACTCCAAGAAGGATACGATGAAGGGCTATTGAAAAATGTAATAAATATGGTCAATAAAAACGAGTACAAAAGAAGGCAATCTGCTCCAGGTATAAAACTAACTGAAAGAAGTTTTGGAAAAGACAGAAGGATGCCAATAACCAACAAATATATACCCTGGTAGTTTAGGAACCGCAGGTTCCTTCCATAAAAGGTGGAAACTAGGT encodes the following:
- a CDS encoding phospholipase D-like domain-containing protein, giving the protein GEGELKVNFRKYSYNKTSKLIFKSSQDGGLTKLRKKLTLTALFLFSFISLFSYDLFFSGGELVHFINQKLNISTSVKVVSFSMDDTISKNISAINHQIFLEKDGGYSGDLNLNIKYDKSLDGYLHQKYMIFDDKAVLFGTGNFTRSGLLSDLNIFIYTEDEKIVKVFLDEYENFQSGLFGDSKKVINERLNAAEFGKVKIVTGPSKEVLNSVLKEIKRSKVSIKVFSYSFTDPYFVHILEKASSNNVKVEILSDDWNKTYSSPLKYMVDIKIKYRNDIHAKCITIDDDTVIIGSYNLTYRAREKNDEMVVIIKNKGLANDINRKFDLLWQEW
- a CDS encoding NAD+ synthase encodes the protein MKIRISLAQMNSTVGDYQGNVEKIKDFISKANEKGADLILFPELTLNGYPPEDLILKTQFLRDSLRSIEEIQDFSKSKDIVIILGAVDWDVESYNTAFVIYKGEIYGNYKKMFLPNYSVFDEKRYFTAGRVPFLMEIERIKIGITICEDLWVPNGPAVSLAQNGANLILNLSSSPFYKGRNKVRFEMLKTRASELSSWIAYCNNVGGQDELVFDGGSVVINPYGEIELSAPSFEEGLYFIDIDPLEPTRANLREGKRKHYNQSTYYESVNTIKIAKKITEKTAIKAAKVHSFDIYEQLYLAIKTGIKDYVWKNGFQKVVLGLSGGIDSSLVAAIAADAIGPENVLGLIMPSQYSSKGSIDDSIELSKNLKINYKIIPINDLYEKYIENLKESFKNTDEDKTEENIQARIRGNLVMAFSNKFGYLALACGNKSEAATGYATLYGDMAGGFSPIKDLYKTDLYNVARKYNELHGKEIIIRSILEKPPSAELRPNQKDEDTLPPYSLLDEILFKYIDREMSYDELLQEGYDEGLLKNVINMVNKNEYKRRQSAPGIKLTERSFGKDRRMPITNKYIPW